The following proteins are co-located in the Ailuropoda melanoleuca isolate Jingjing chromosome 13, ASM200744v2, whole genome shotgun sequence genome:
- the C13H17orf80 gene encoding uncharacterized protein C17orf80 homolog isoform X3, with protein MEVCPYCKKPFKRLKSHLPYCKMIGPTVPADQKACQSKPATRPHAKKMKGPIADLNNTKDRKLESKKRNTNLVKDKPEQATKSFPLLAVGLERASNTKADKDIQNQVQCSIKKLKNTEPEITLQGETKAQFYASENTTPKREFAKYLPTSGERRSNLPEIETSLPLGPVTPSSKQDRKYSSALPNDVQTTSANLRLDKIDPPRRELLVNLPDKPIGNYHSSPMNLSCGVERERTSLSSNERQSKPRDHLPEISSDVGDSETQEKNMESQFLNFKVSPVGDIQVRENQGKGLNLGTEAHGSRGNAEKRTSVTEMQQWASVSGDAKNFSSDDSATEKKCPGEGPSLNLCTPRETTCSELLSVSQSHDQSLASLAVRFFQEEKAKACNPNRVPGLKALTESGKGASLQHGSGCGLQVSHHGCQQTLHSTLPHASYSPFSQIGIADRKPLSSSLGLEWFPELYPGYLGLGVLPGKPQYWNAMAQKPQLTNPQGERLSQGWIGCSTAVRSGVGGIAVLFTGYFVLWCGWSFRHLRFGSRQSQHDQGNTLHSSRLQE; from the exons ATGGAAGTGTGTCCTTACTGTAAAAAGCCATTTAAACGATTAAAATCCCACTTGCCATACTGTAAGATGATAGGACCCACTGTACCTGCTGATCAGAAAGCTTGTCAGTCCAAGCCAGCTACACGCCCACAcgctaaaaaaatgaaagggcCAATCGCAGACTTAAATAACACTAAAGACAGAAAGTTGGAGAGTAAGAAGAGAAATACCAACTTGGTAAAGGACAAACCAGAACAGGCAACAAAGTCTTTTCCGCTATTGGCTGTTGGTTTGGAAAGAGCAAGTAATACAAAGGCAGATAAAGACATCCAGAATCAAGTTCAGTGCtccatcaaaaagttaaaaaatactgaaCCAGAGATTACTTTACAGGGAGAAACGAAGGCTCAGTTTTATGCATCAGAGAACACCACTCCTAAAAGAGAATTTGCCAAATATTTGCCTACATCGGGGGAGAGGAGAAGTAACCTTCCAGAAATTGAAACATCTTTACCTCTTGGCCCAGTAACACCTTCATCAAAGCAAGATAGAAAATATTCTTCAGCCTTACCCAATGATGTGCAGACCACTTCTGCTAATTTAAGATTGGACAAAATTGATCCCCCAAGACGGGAGCTTCTGGTAAATTTACCAGATAAGCCTATTGGTAATTATCACAGTTCTCCCATGAATCTCAGTTGTGGggttgaaagagaaagaacatcGTTGTCAAGCAATGAGAGACAGTCCAAGCCCAGGGACCACCTCCCAGAAATCTCTTCTGATGTTGGAGACTCTGAGACTCAAGAAAAGAACATGgaatcacaatttttaaattttaaggttaGCCCTGTAGGTGACATCCAAGTCAGGGAGAACCAAGGAAAAGGACTGAACCTTGGAACAGAGGCACACGGTAGCAGAGGAAATGCAGAGAAGAGAACATCTGTAACAGAAATGCAGCAATGGGCTTCTGTGAGCGGTGATGCAAAGAATTTCAGTAGTGATGATTCAGCCACAGAGAAGAAATGTCCAGGTGAAGGTCCCAGTTTAAATTTGTGCACTCCAAGGGAGACAACGTGCAGTGAGCTGCTTTCTGTGTCACAGTCGCATGATCAAAGCCTTGCCTCTCTGGCTGTCAGATTTTttcaagaagagaaagcaaaagccTGCAATCCTAACCGAGTCCCTGGCTTGAAGGCGTTAACAGAGAGTGGTAAAGGAGCTTCTCTGCAGCACGGATCTGGCTGTGGGCTCCAAGTGTCACACCATGGGTGCCAGCAGACCTTACATTCAACCCTGCCTCACGCCTCTTACAGCCCCTTCAGTCAGATTGGCATCGCTGATAGGAAGCCCCTTTCAAGCTCCCTGGGGCTGGAGTGGTTTCCAGAGCTCTATCCTGGTTATCTTGGACTAGGAGTATTGCCAGGGAAGCCCCAGTATTGGAATGCAATGGCCCAAAAGCCTCAGCTCACCAATCCCCAGGGGGAGAGACTCTCGCAAG GCTGGATCGGGTGCAGCACCGCCGTGAGGAGCGGAGTGGGGGGCATCGCCGTGCTCTTCACGGGGTACTTCGTCCTGTGGTGCGGCTGGAGTTTCAGGCATCTGA GATTCGGATCCAGACAAAGTCAACATGATCAAGGGAATACACTTCATAGCTCCCGCTTGCAAGAGTGA
- the C13H17orf80 gene encoding uncharacterized protein C17orf80 homolog isoform X1 gives MEVCPYCKKPFKRLKSHLPYCKMIGPTVPADQKACQSKPATRPHAKKMKGPIADLNNTKDRKLESKKRNTNLVKDKPEQATKSFPLLAVGLERASNTKADKDIQNQVQCSIKKLKNTEPEITLQGETKAQFYASENTTPKREFAKYLPTSGERRSNLPEIETSLPLGPVTPSSKQDRKYSSALPNDVQTTSANLRLDKIDPPRRELLVNLPDKPIGNYHSSPMNLSCGVERERTSLSSNERQSKPRDHLPEISSDVGDSETQEKNMESQFLNFKVSPVGDIQVRENQGKGLNLGTEAHGSRGNAEKRTSVTEMQQWASVSGDAKNFSSDDSATEKKCPGEGPSLNLCTPRETTCSELLSVSQSHDQSLASLAVRFFQEEKAKACNPNRVPGLKALTESGKGASLQHGSGCGLQVSHHGCQQTLHSTLPHASYSPFSQIGIADRKPLSSSLGLEWFPELYPGYLGLGVLPGKPQYWNAMAQKPQLTNPQGERLSQVPLLERSSTALRSLEPPTRLTTSTLSLIRLLGAVQKGWIGCSTAVRSGVGGIAVLFTGYFVLWCGWSFRHLRFGSRQSQHDQGNTLHSSRLQE, from the exons ATGGAAGTGTGTCCTTACTGTAAAAAGCCATTTAAACGATTAAAATCCCACTTGCCATACTGTAAGATGATAGGACCCACTGTACCTGCTGATCAGAAAGCTTGTCAGTCCAAGCCAGCTACACGCCCACAcgctaaaaaaatgaaagggcCAATCGCAGACTTAAATAACACTAAAGACAGAAAGTTGGAGAGTAAGAAGAGAAATACCAACTTGGTAAAGGACAAACCAGAACAGGCAACAAAGTCTTTTCCGCTATTGGCTGTTGGTTTGGAAAGAGCAAGTAATACAAAGGCAGATAAAGACATCCAGAATCAAGTTCAGTGCtccatcaaaaagttaaaaaatactgaaCCAGAGATTACTTTACAGGGAGAAACGAAGGCTCAGTTTTATGCATCAGAGAACACCACTCCTAAAAGAGAATTTGCCAAATATTTGCCTACATCGGGGGAGAGGAGAAGTAACCTTCCAGAAATTGAAACATCTTTACCTCTTGGCCCAGTAACACCTTCATCAAAGCAAGATAGAAAATATTCTTCAGCCTTACCCAATGATGTGCAGACCACTTCTGCTAATTTAAGATTGGACAAAATTGATCCCCCAAGACGGGAGCTTCTGGTAAATTTACCAGATAAGCCTATTGGTAATTATCACAGTTCTCCCATGAATCTCAGTTGTGGggttgaaagagaaagaacatcGTTGTCAAGCAATGAGAGACAGTCCAAGCCCAGGGACCACCTCCCAGAAATCTCTTCTGATGTTGGAGACTCTGAGACTCAAGAAAAGAACATGgaatcacaatttttaaattttaaggttaGCCCTGTAGGTGACATCCAAGTCAGGGAGAACCAAGGAAAAGGACTGAACCTTGGAACAGAGGCACACGGTAGCAGAGGAAATGCAGAGAAGAGAACATCTGTAACAGAAATGCAGCAATGGGCTTCTGTGAGCGGTGATGCAAAGAATTTCAGTAGTGATGATTCAGCCACAGAGAAGAAATGTCCAGGTGAAGGTCCCAGTTTAAATTTGTGCACTCCAAGGGAGACAACGTGCAGTGAGCTGCTTTCTGTGTCACAGTCGCATGATCAAAGCCTTGCCTCTCTGGCTGTCAGATTTTttcaagaagagaaagcaaaagccTGCAATCCTAACCGAGTCCCTGGCTTGAAGGCGTTAACAGAGAGTGGTAAAGGAGCTTCTCTGCAGCACGGATCTGGCTGTGGGCTCCAAGTGTCACACCATGGGTGCCAGCAGACCTTACATTCAACCCTGCCTCACGCCTCTTACAGCCCCTTCAGTCAGATTGGCATCGCTGATAGGAAGCCCCTTTCAAGCTCCCTGGGGCTGGAGTGGTTTCCAGAGCTCTATCCTGGTTATCTTGGACTAGGAGTATTGCCAGGGAAGCCCCAGTATTGGAATGCAATGGCCCAAAAGCCTCAGCTCACCAATCCCCAGGGGGAGAGACTCTCGCAAG TTCCTTTGTTGGAAAGAAGCTCGACTGCTCTCAGGAGTTTGGAACCCCCGACCAGACTTACAACCTCCACCTTGTCTCTGATAAGGCTCTTGGGAGCTGTCCAGAAAG GCTGGATCGGGTGCAGCACCGCCGTGAGGAGCGGAGTGGGGGGCATCGCCGTGCTCTTCACGGGGTACTTCGTCCTGTGGTGCGGCTGGAGTTTCAGGCATCTGA GATTCGGATCCAGACAAAGTCAACATGATCAAGGGAATACACTTCATAGCTCCCGCTTGCAAGAGTGA
- the C13H17orf80 gene encoding uncharacterized protein C17orf80 homolog isoform X4, whose protein sequence is MEVCPYCKKPFKRLKSHLPYCKMIGPTVPADQKACQSKPATRPHAKKMKGPIADLNNTKDRKLESKKRNTNLVKDKPEQATKSFPLLAVGLERASNTKADKDIQNQVQCSIKKLKNTEPEITLQGETKAQFYASENTTPKREFAKYLPTSGERRSNLPEIETSLPLGPVTPSSKQDRKYSSALPNDVQTTSANLRLDKIDPPRRELLVNLPDKPIGNYHSSPMNLSCGVERERTSLSSNERQSKPRDHLPEISSDVGDSETQEKNMESQFLNFKVSPVGDIQVRENQGKGLNLGTEAHGSRGNAEKRTSVTEMQQWASVSGDAKNFSSDDSATEKKCPGEGPSLNLCTPRETTCSELLSVSQSHDQSLASLAVRFFQEEKAKACNPNRVPGLKALTESGKGASLQHGSGCGLQVSHHGCQQTLHSTLPHASYSPFSQIGIADRKPLSSSLGLEWFPELYPGYLGLGVLPGKPQYWNAMAQKPQLTNPQGERLSQGWIGCSTAVRSGVGGIAVLFTGYFVLWCGWSFRHLKLQRWRK, encoded by the exons ATGGAAGTGTGTCCTTACTGTAAAAAGCCATTTAAACGATTAAAATCCCACTTGCCATACTGTAAGATGATAGGACCCACTGTACCTGCTGATCAGAAAGCTTGTCAGTCCAAGCCAGCTACACGCCCACAcgctaaaaaaatgaaagggcCAATCGCAGACTTAAATAACACTAAAGACAGAAAGTTGGAGAGTAAGAAGAGAAATACCAACTTGGTAAAGGACAAACCAGAACAGGCAACAAAGTCTTTTCCGCTATTGGCTGTTGGTTTGGAAAGAGCAAGTAATACAAAGGCAGATAAAGACATCCAGAATCAAGTTCAGTGCtccatcaaaaagttaaaaaatactgaaCCAGAGATTACTTTACAGGGAGAAACGAAGGCTCAGTTTTATGCATCAGAGAACACCACTCCTAAAAGAGAATTTGCCAAATATTTGCCTACATCGGGGGAGAGGAGAAGTAACCTTCCAGAAATTGAAACATCTTTACCTCTTGGCCCAGTAACACCTTCATCAAAGCAAGATAGAAAATATTCTTCAGCCTTACCCAATGATGTGCAGACCACTTCTGCTAATTTAAGATTGGACAAAATTGATCCCCCAAGACGGGAGCTTCTGGTAAATTTACCAGATAAGCCTATTGGTAATTATCACAGTTCTCCCATGAATCTCAGTTGTGGggttgaaagagaaagaacatcGTTGTCAAGCAATGAGAGACAGTCCAAGCCCAGGGACCACCTCCCAGAAATCTCTTCTGATGTTGGAGACTCTGAGACTCAAGAAAAGAACATGgaatcacaatttttaaattttaaggttaGCCCTGTAGGTGACATCCAAGTCAGGGAGAACCAAGGAAAAGGACTGAACCTTGGAACAGAGGCACACGGTAGCAGAGGAAATGCAGAGAAGAGAACATCTGTAACAGAAATGCAGCAATGGGCTTCTGTGAGCGGTGATGCAAAGAATTTCAGTAGTGATGATTCAGCCACAGAGAAGAAATGTCCAGGTGAAGGTCCCAGTTTAAATTTGTGCACTCCAAGGGAGACAACGTGCAGTGAGCTGCTTTCTGTGTCACAGTCGCATGATCAAAGCCTTGCCTCTCTGGCTGTCAGATTTTttcaagaagagaaagcaaaagccTGCAATCCTAACCGAGTCCCTGGCTTGAAGGCGTTAACAGAGAGTGGTAAAGGAGCTTCTCTGCAGCACGGATCTGGCTGTGGGCTCCAAGTGTCACACCATGGGTGCCAGCAGACCTTACATTCAACCCTGCCTCACGCCTCTTACAGCCCCTTCAGTCAGATTGGCATCGCTGATAGGAAGCCCCTTTCAAGCTCCCTGGGGCTGGAGTGGTTTCCAGAGCTCTATCCTGGTTATCTTGGACTAGGAGTATTGCCAGGGAAGCCCCAGTATTGGAATGCAATGGCCCAAAAGCCTCAGCTCACCAATCCCCAGGGGGAGAGACTCTCGCAAG GCTGGATCGGGTGCAGCACCGCCGTGAGGAGCGGAGTGGGGGGCATCGCCGTGCTCTTCACGGGGTACTTCGTCCTGTGGTGCGGCTGGAGTTTCAGGCATCTGA AGCTGCAGCGCTGGCGTAAGTGA
- the C13H17orf80 gene encoding uncharacterized protein C17orf80 homolog isoform X2 yields MEVCPYCKKPFKRLKSHLPYCKMIGPTVPADQKACQSKPATRPHAKKMKGPIADLNNTKDRKLESKKRNTNLVKDKPEQATKSFPLLAVGLERASNTKADKDIQNQVQCSIKKLKNTEPEITLQGETKAQFYASENTTPKREFAKYLPTSGERRSNLPEIETSLPLGPVTPSSKQDRKYSSALPNDVQTTSANLRLDKIDPPRRELLVNLPDKPIGNYHSSPMNLSCGVERERTSLSSNERQSKPRDHLPEISSDVGDSETQEKNMESQFLNFKVSPVGDIQVRENQGKGLNLGTEAHGSRGNAEKRTSVTEMQQWASVSGDAKNFSSDDSATEKKCPGEGPSLNLCTPRETTCSELLSVSQSHDQSLASLAVRFFQEEKAKACNPNRVPGLKALTESGKGASLQHGSGCGLQVSHHGCQQTLHSTLPHASYSPFSQIGIADRKPLSSSLGLEWFPELYPGYLGLGVLPGKPQYWNAMAQKPQLTNPQGERLSQVPLLERSSTALRSLEPPTRLTTSTLSLIRLLGAVQKGWIGCSTAVRSGVGGIAVLFTGYFVLWCGWSFRHLKLQRWRK; encoded by the exons ATGGAAGTGTGTCCTTACTGTAAAAAGCCATTTAAACGATTAAAATCCCACTTGCCATACTGTAAGATGATAGGACCCACTGTACCTGCTGATCAGAAAGCTTGTCAGTCCAAGCCAGCTACACGCCCACAcgctaaaaaaatgaaagggcCAATCGCAGACTTAAATAACACTAAAGACAGAAAGTTGGAGAGTAAGAAGAGAAATACCAACTTGGTAAAGGACAAACCAGAACAGGCAACAAAGTCTTTTCCGCTATTGGCTGTTGGTTTGGAAAGAGCAAGTAATACAAAGGCAGATAAAGACATCCAGAATCAAGTTCAGTGCtccatcaaaaagttaaaaaatactgaaCCAGAGATTACTTTACAGGGAGAAACGAAGGCTCAGTTTTATGCATCAGAGAACACCACTCCTAAAAGAGAATTTGCCAAATATTTGCCTACATCGGGGGAGAGGAGAAGTAACCTTCCAGAAATTGAAACATCTTTACCTCTTGGCCCAGTAACACCTTCATCAAAGCAAGATAGAAAATATTCTTCAGCCTTACCCAATGATGTGCAGACCACTTCTGCTAATTTAAGATTGGACAAAATTGATCCCCCAAGACGGGAGCTTCTGGTAAATTTACCAGATAAGCCTATTGGTAATTATCACAGTTCTCCCATGAATCTCAGTTGTGGggttgaaagagaaagaacatcGTTGTCAAGCAATGAGAGACAGTCCAAGCCCAGGGACCACCTCCCAGAAATCTCTTCTGATGTTGGAGACTCTGAGACTCAAGAAAAGAACATGgaatcacaatttttaaattttaaggttaGCCCTGTAGGTGACATCCAAGTCAGGGAGAACCAAGGAAAAGGACTGAACCTTGGAACAGAGGCACACGGTAGCAGAGGAAATGCAGAGAAGAGAACATCTGTAACAGAAATGCAGCAATGGGCTTCTGTGAGCGGTGATGCAAAGAATTTCAGTAGTGATGATTCAGCCACAGAGAAGAAATGTCCAGGTGAAGGTCCCAGTTTAAATTTGTGCACTCCAAGGGAGACAACGTGCAGTGAGCTGCTTTCTGTGTCACAGTCGCATGATCAAAGCCTTGCCTCTCTGGCTGTCAGATTTTttcaagaagagaaagcaaaagccTGCAATCCTAACCGAGTCCCTGGCTTGAAGGCGTTAACAGAGAGTGGTAAAGGAGCTTCTCTGCAGCACGGATCTGGCTGTGGGCTCCAAGTGTCACACCATGGGTGCCAGCAGACCTTACATTCAACCCTGCCTCACGCCTCTTACAGCCCCTTCAGTCAGATTGGCATCGCTGATAGGAAGCCCCTTTCAAGCTCCCTGGGGCTGGAGTGGTTTCCAGAGCTCTATCCTGGTTATCTTGGACTAGGAGTATTGCCAGGGAAGCCCCAGTATTGGAATGCAATGGCCCAAAAGCCTCAGCTCACCAATCCCCAGGGGGAGAGACTCTCGCAAG TTCCTTTGTTGGAAAGAAGCTCGACTGCTCTCAGGAGTTTGGAACCCCCGACCAGACTTACAACCTCCACCTTGTCTCTGATAAGGCTCTTGGGAGCTGTCCAGAAAG GCTGGATCGGGTGCAGCACCGCCGTGAGGAGCGGAGTGGGGGGCATCGCCGTGCTCTTCACGGGGTACTTCGTCCTGTGGTGCGGCTGGAGTTTCAGGCATCTGA AGCTGCAGCGCTGGCGTAAGTGA